Proteins encoded in a region of the Panicum hallii strain FIL2 chromosome 3, PHallii_v3.1, whole genome shotgun sequence genome:
- the LOC112888036 gene encoding putative disease resistance protein At1g50180, with protein MEDLLDTFLARVEGREPADPSRLKRAMNKMGNLFSSTKARRDIAGAIEGIKKQLQEVAERHARYKVDKALAKPAATTSTINPRLAAMYKEVTQLIGINESMDKVISMLTSSSQEDGVSDNKIMKMVSIAGVGGLGKTTLAKASYDKIKSHYYFKAFVSVGRNPDLAKVLKDILFDLDKKQYENIHNTGRGADLLIRELREFLENKRV; from the exons ATGGAGGATCTCCTCGACACCTTCCTCGCGCGTGTCGAGGGCCGCGAGCCCGCCGACCCGAGCAGGCTCAAACGCGCCATGAACAAGATGGGCAACCTCTTCAGCAGCACCAAGGCTCGCCGTGACATTGCTGGCGCCATCGAAGGCATCAAGAAGCAGCTCCAGGAGGTGGCTGAGCGTCATGCCAGGTACAAAGTTGACAAGGCGCTGGCCAAGCCCGCCGCAACGACGTCGACCATCAATCCTCGCCTTGCAGCTATGTACAAAGAAGTGACACAGCTCATCGGCATCAATGAATCAATGGACAAGGTCATATCCATGCTGACGTCGTCATCCCAAGAGGATGGCGTGTCCGACAACAAGATCATGAAGATGGTTTCAATTGCCGGAGTTGGAGGATTGGGCAAGACCACTCTTGCTAAAGCATCATATGACAAGATTAAATCACACTATTATTTCAAGGCATTCGTTTCAGTTGGCCGGAATCCTGACTTGGCGAAAGTTTTGAAGGACATTCTCTTTGATCTTGACAAAAAACAGTATGAGAACATCCATAACACTGGAAGAGGTGCAGATCTGCTCATCCGTGAACTCCGAGAATTCCTTGAGAACAAGAG GGTGTAA